GTGTTCTAAAATAGAGATTTCTGTTACACAGATAACATTTACATTTGTAAATGCCACAACAAATTGGGAAACACTGGTTtaaagttatcatgtatgtaactttatagatATTTATGTTCTTGgagtttttacatgtttttcgTAATGTATGTCtgaaaattttgacaaatcATAATGGCTATGATAGCCATAAGGGAcaactgggtttgagcaattccCGCATACcaacaacggtagcagcgttGTAGCCTACGTCAGACTAGTAAAAAGGCATGAGAGCTGAGCACAACTGCCATGGCACCTGTACAGTGGTCTACCAAGTTATTCACCTTTTACAACCCAGGTCAGAAAAATGGCTCCACACTTTATTTGATACAGATGCAATATCAACACAACTTCTTCCATCTTTGTCAAGTGAGTAAATATTTGCTCCACTTTCAAGTAAAAGAACAATCAACTAAAAataatggaataaaaacatttaaatacatGGCCAGAATATTATTCCCATCATGTggttaacttactttttcatgCTCTTGAAAGCAAGCAGCATGGAGTGGTGTCCACAAAGTTGATGTGTTTTTGTGGTTAACATCTGGAAATTACCCaggaattattttttcattttagaacCTTGATCTTATACATTTCAAGTTATAGAAGGGACTTTTTTAGGTCTACCATATCAgacttttttataacattaactttaaattgatTATAGGCCTAGATTAGTATGAAGAAGCAGTGTTGTTTAATTACCTGCTCCTTGTTGAATAAGAGCGTGAGCAACATCAAAAAAACCCCAGAATGAAGCAGTATATAAATGAGCTTGAACAAAAATTCGAAAGTTTTTATCAGTGACATCTGGTTTGTCGTTCATGAATTCCTCCAGCAGCTTAAAGTGAACATGAAATTACAATTCAACTTTACTTGCATGTTGCACATAACAAATGCTGCAATATTGTTCAGCTTCCAGCATGCAATtgaatacaaatatatcatgAAACTAAGAATGTGAGTttgaaataaacttaaatatcaCCTTTTCGTCACACTTCATTGCCACACTAGACAAAACAAATGAAGAACTTGCAATGTCTGTTCGTTCCAATAAACTTgaaagttgaaaataaatttcttcctgattttttaacaatgccatttttttcagtgaaattttggtttcaaactgTTTCTTAGACGTCACTGGCATCcacttaatttattttgtaaaaaagtcgGGGGT
The DNA window shown above is from Ciona intestinalis chromosome 3, KH, whole genome shotgun sequence and carries:
- the LOC100177547 gene encoding protein fem-1 homolog C, which codes for MPVTSKKQFETKISLKKMALLKNQEEIYFQLSSLLERTDIASSSFVLSSVAMKCDEKLLEEFMNDKPDVTDKNFRIFVQAHLYTASFWGFFDVAHALIQQGADVNHKNTSTLWTPLHAACFQEHEKLIVLLLESGANIYSLDKDGRSCVDIASVSNKVWSHFSDLGCKRTPDALLIKKGLLQNSVNVMKDNFQMDLHTKSGIKLIEYTPPQSSRFKKSVNSSTEMQAALGGDVLAGNDITPRQNTSSSRSVSKSSMSSLLQWK